From the genome of Delphinus delphis chromosome 8, mDelDel1.2, whole genome shotgun sequence, one region includes:
- the LOC132430321 gene encoding oocyte-secreted protein 2-like, with product MASEILILLAALIWPCAENINVKISCSMDWLMVSVSPCANSSNLYIFADELYLGSGCPVTRIQTYAYDFIYPVHDCGIRTKVVSEDTLLFQTEVYFNPRNIHCDHQKIPLECSASRKSVWLTPVSTDNEIKLDPSPFIPDFETTAEELGLLNSSQTDSSIYREIETWKLGS from the exons ATGGCTTCAGAAATCTTGATTCTCCTTGCTGCCTTGATTTGGCCTTGCGCTGAGAACATCAACG TGAAAATAAGTTGTTCTATGGACTGGCTGATGGTCTCTGTAAGCCCATGTGCAAACAGCAGCAATTTGTATATATTTGCTGATGAATTATATCTGGGATCGGGTTGCCCTGTGACTCGGATACAAACATATGCCTATGATTTTATATACCCTGTGCATGACTGTGGGATCAGGACAAAG GTTGTTTCAGAGGATACTCTCCTTTTTCAAACAGAGGTGTACTTTAACCCTAGGAATATACATTGTGACCATCAGAAAATCCCTTTGGAATGTTCTGCCTCTAG GAAATCAGTGTGGCTTACACCAGTTTCTacagataatgaaataaaattggatCCCAGTCCCTTTATTCCTGATTTTGAGACAACAGCAGAAGAGTTAGGATTATTAAATTCCAGTCAAACTGACTCCAGTATTTACAGAGAAATTGAAACTTGGAAATTGGGCTCATGA